From Scatophagus argus isolate fScaArg1 chromosome 10, fScaArg1.pri, whole genome shotgun sequence, a single genomic window includes:
- the LOC124066191 gene encoding transmembrane protein 121 has product MVPPPPTNKPHVCLSTILIMSSMALIDAYLVEQNHGPRKIGICIMVMVGDICFLIVLRYVAVWVGAEVRTAKRGYAMILWFLYIFVLEIKVYFVYQNYKADRKSLDALARKALTLLLSICIPVLFVVLVAIDHMEYVRAFKKREEIRNRLFWVVVDLLDILDIQANLWEPQKKGLPLWAEGLMFFYCYILLLVLPCVSLSEISMQGINIVPHKMLLYPILSLVTINIITLFIRGGNMILYRDARVSGILIGKNILAIILKTCSFVQYRRQLQNASPAFGMELQKNSVAHARPAPTPPQVVMQDQTPLPEVTTCEHT; this is encoded by the coding sequence ATGGTCCCTCCACCTCCCACCAACAAGCCCCACGTGTGCCTTTCCACCATCCTGATCATGAGCAGCATGGCACTGATTGATGCCTACCTGGTGGAGCAGAACCATGGACCACGCAAAATTGGCATCTGCATCATGGTGATGGTGGGAGACATCTGCTTTCTAATCGTCCTGCGTTATGTTGCAGTGTGGGTGGGTGCTGAGGTACGCACAGCTAAGCGAGGCTACGCTATGATCCTCTGGTTCCTTTACATCTTTGTGCTGGAGATCAAGGTCTACTTTGTGTATCAAAACTAcaaggcagacaggaagagccTGGACGCTCTTGCAAGGAAAGCACTGACGTTGCTGCTGTCCATTTGCATTCCAGTGCTGTTTGTGGTGCTGGTTGCTATCGACCATATGGAGTATGTTCGCGCCTTCAAAAAACGCGAGGAGATCCGTAATCGTCTCTTCTGGGTGGTGGTAGACTTGCTGGACATATTGGACATCCAAGCCAACTTATGGGAGCCTCAAAAGAAGGGGCTTCCTTTGTGGGCAGAGGGCCTGATGTTCTTCTATTGTTACATCCTGCTGCTTGTGCTGCCCTGCGTGTCCTTGAGTGAGATCAGCATGCAGGGCATCAACATCGTGCCCCACAAGATGCTCCTGTACCCCATCCTTAGCCTGGTCACCATCAACATCATCACCCTGTTCATCCGTGGGGGGAACATGATTCTGTACAGGGATGCCAGGGTATCTGGGATCCTCATAGGGAAGAACATTCTGGCCATCATTCTAaagacctgcagctttgtgcagTACAGGAGACAGTTGCAAAATGCTTCTCCTGCCTTCGGGATGGAGCTGCAGAAGAACTCAGTGGCCCATGCTCGCCCAGCCCCCACTCCTCCTCAAGTGGTCATGCAAGACCAGACGCCTCTCCCAGAGGTGACgacatgtgaacacacatga